Proteins encoded by one window of Streptomyces sp. NBC_01477:
- a CDS encoding glycoside hydrolase family 3 C-terminal domain-containing protein: MDQRKRRRAGLAAACALACAAAMTAGYGSTAAADTPRATAAATPIYLDTHYSFQERAADLVSRMTLQEKVQQLSTNSGPAIARLGVQQYTYWSEGQHGVNQLGADQHNGGVQGGVHSTSFPTNFASSMSWDRDLLYQESTAISDEVRGFLDKSLFDKGQNNLGPSADDYGSLTYWAPTVNLDRDPRWGRTDEAFGEDPYFVGQMAGQFIDGYQGNNQDGSSQTGYLKVAATAKHYALNNVEDNRTGISSDVNDTDLRDYYTAQFRDLIEQAHVSGLMTSYNAINGTPSVSDTYTTNELAQRTYGFGGYITSDCGAVGTNWRLFPGGHDWAPPGWTTDHKDNPTWTETATGKTVSGQAGGQAYALRAGTDLNCTGDEATTANIEEAIGAGALSEGVIDTALVKVFTVRMATGEFDPAGSVPYTAITKDQVESPAHQALAAKVADNSLVLLKNAKPASAKAPLLPVDPAKAKKVVVLGDLADTTSLGLYSGEPTHTTSPLQGVLNEVHAADPTASVVYDAAGTSSTATTDAVLSDRTKADIQAADLVVLFVGTTKANGDEGNDRDNIAMPGNYDSLINQTAALGNDKLALVIQSDGPVKIDDEQDKVSSIVFSGYNGQAQGTALADVLFGAQNPSGHLNFTWYKDDSQLPDKQNYGLTPGETGGLGRTYQFFTGAPTYPFGYGLSYSTFSYTNVTANKQQITADGTVKIGVDVTNTGKTAGAAVAQLYAATPFTVPGVELPKERLAGFAKTKVLKPGKTQHLNLTVKAADLSSWDASASRQTVPSGGYRFQVGPDSAHVAGSAKVTISGALTPKVQTVTVQPEDVVHNAGDTFSLTAKNKWIKDDTDHSKEQRDTSITADGVVEAVNNDQSFVDLGKAKVTYRSSDPAVATVDKNGTVHAVADGVATVSATVGGVTGSAPVVVRNSLTLKALPIAKAGSTLTATTTYTNGSASAVRDITVSLAAPAGWTATATTPAAFDQVGPGQSVTTSWSVTVPDGATPDNFTLDATVATPAGAHSAQAPVSVPYASVSAAYNNSGISDDAHTTTGSIDAEGASFSLQALAALGWHAGESTDHDGVSFPWPATAGTGQPDNIVAGGQAVEITGSGSKLGFVGTSTFGSTSGTGTIVYTDGTTQTYALALSDWWAGSPTQGSDFAASTPYLNNGGGQQTQTVHISAATVDLLPGRTVQAITLPDVSKTQVDHQVGMHLFTVAIGG, translated from the coding sequence ATGGACCAGCGAAAGCGCCGGCGTGCGGGACTTGCGGCAGCGTGCGCCCTTGCGTGCGCCGCCGCGATGACCGCGGGCTACGGGAGTACGGCCGCTGCCGACACCCCGCGCGCGACGGCGGCGGCCACCCCGATCTACCTGGACACCCACTACTCCTTCCAGGAGCGCGCCGCGGACCTGGTGTCCCGGATGACCCTGCAGGAGAAGGTCCAGCAGCTCAGCACGAACAGCGGACCCGCCATTGCGCGGCTCGGCGTCCAGCAGTACACGTACTGGAGCGAGGGCCAGCACGGCGTCAACCAGCTCGGCGCCGACCAGCACAACGGCGGCGTCCAGGGCGGCGTCCACTCCACCAGCTTCCCCACCAACTTCGCCTCGTCGATGTCCTGGGACCGCGACCTGCTGTACCAGGAGAGCACCGCGATCTCCGACGAGGTACGCGGCTTCCTCGACAAGTCGCTCTTCGACAAGGGGCAGAACAACCTCGGCCCGTCCGCCGACGACTACGGCTCGCTCACCTACTGGGCGCCCACCGTCAACCTGGACCGCGACCCGCGCTGGGGCCGTACCGACGAGGCCTTCGGCGAGGACCCGTACTTCGTCGGCCAGATGGCCGGGCAGTTCATCGACGGCTACCAGGGCAACAACCAGGACGGCAGTTCGCAGACCGGCTACCTCAAGGTCGCCGCGACCGCCAAGCACTACGCCCTGAACAACGTCGAGGACAACCGCACCGGCATCAGCTCCGACGTCAACGACACCGACCTGCGCGACTACTACACCGCGCAATTCCGCGACCTCATCGAGCAGGCCCACGTGTCGGGCCTGATGACGTCGTACAACGCGATCAACGGCACCCCGTCGGTCTCCGACACCTACACCACCAACGAACTCGCCCAGCGCACCTACGGCTTCGGCGGCTACATCACCTCCGACTGCGGCGCGGTGGGCACCAACTGGCGGCTCTTCCCCGGCGGCCACGACTGGGCGCCGCCCGGCTGGACCACCGACCACAAGGACAACCCGACCTGGACCGAGACCGCCACCGGCAAGACGGTGTCCGGGCAGGCCGGCGGGCAGGCGTACGCGCTGCGGGCCGGCACCGACCTGAACTGCACCGGCGACGAGGCCACCACCGCGAACATCGAGGAGGCCATCGGGGCCGGCGCCCTGAGCGAGGGTGTCATCGACACCGCGCTGGTGAAGGTCTTCACCGTACGGATGGCCACCGGCGAGTTCGACCCGGCCGGCTCCGTGCCGTACACCGCCATCACCAAGGACCAGGTCGAGAGCCCCGCGCACCAGGCGCTGGCCGCCAAGGTCGCCGACAATTCGCTGGTGCTGCTCAAGAACGCCAAACCGGCGTCCGCCAAGGCGCCGCTGCTGCCGGTCGACCCGGCCAAGGCCAAGAAGGTCGTGGTGCTCGGCGACCTGGCCGACACGACCTCGCTCGGCCTCTACTCGGGCGAGCCGACCCACACCACCAGCCCGCTCCAGGGCGTGCTCAACGAGGTGCACGCGGCAGACCCGACCGCCTCCGTCGTCTACGACGCGGCCGGCACCTCGTCCACCGCCACCACCGACGCGGTGCTCAGCGACCGCACCAAGGCCGACATCCAGGCCGCCGACCTCGTCGTGCTCTTCGTCGGCACCACCAAGGCCAACGGCGACGAGGGCAACGACCGCGACAACATCGCGATGCCCGGCAACTACGACTCGCTGATCAACCAGACCGCGGCGCTGGGCAACGACAAGCTCGCGCTGGTCATCCAGTCCGACGGCCCGGTGAAGATCGACGACGAGCAGGACAAGGTGTCCTCGATCGTCTTCAGCGGCTACAACGGCCAGGCCCAGGGCACCGCGCTCGCCGATGTGCTGTTCGGCGCGCAGAATCCGTCCGGGCACCTGAACTTCACCTGGTACAAGGACGACTCGCAGCTGCCCGACAAGCAGAACTACGGCCTCACCCCCGGCGAGACCGGCGGACTCGGCCGCACCTACCAGTTCTTCACCGGCGCCCCGACCTACCCCTTCGGCTACGGGCTGAGCTACAGCACCTTCTCGTACACGAACGTCACCGCGAACAAGCAGCAGATCACCGCGGACGGCACCGTGAAGATCGGCGTCGACGTGACGAACACCGGGAAGACCGCGGGCGCCGCCGTCGCCCAGCTCTACGCGGCCACGCCCTTCACCGTGCCGGGCGTCGAACTGCCCAAGGAGCGGCTGGCGGGCTTCGCCAAGACCAAGGTGCTCAAGCCGGGGAAGACCCAGCACCTCAACCTCACCGTCAAGGCCGCCGACCTGTCCTCGTGGGACGCCTCGGCGTCCCGGCAGACCGTGCCCTCCGGCGGCTACCGCTTCCAGGTCGGCCCGGACTCCGCCCATGTCGCGGGCAGCGCCAAGGTGACGATCAGCGGCGCCCTGACACCGAAGGTGCAGACCGTCACCGTGCAGCCGGAGGACGTCGTCCACAATGCGGGCGACACCTTCAGCCTCACCGCCAAGAACAAGTGGATCAAGGACGACACCGACCACAGCAAGGAGCAGCGCGACACCTCCATCACCGCGGACGGCGTCGTCGAGGCGGTCAACAACGACCAGTCCTTCGTGGACCTGGGCAAGGCCAAGGTCACCTACCGCAGCAGCGACCCGGCCGTTGCCACCGTCGACAAGAACGGCACCGTCCACGCCGTCGCCGACGGTGTCGCCACCGTCTCGGCGACCGTCGGCGGGGTCACCGGCTCCGCGCCCGTCGTGGTCCGCAACTCGCTGACCCTCAAGGCGCTGCCCATCGCCAAGGCCGGCAGCACCCTGACCGCGACCACCACCTACACCAACGGCAGCGCCTCGGCGGTGCGGGACATCACCGTCTCGCTCGCCGCCCCCGCCGGCTGGACCGCGACCGCCACCACCCCGGCGGCCTTCGACCAGGTCGGCCCTGGCCAGTCGGTCACCACCAGCTGGTCGGTCACCGTGCCGGACGGCGCCACCCCGGACAACTTCACGCTGGACGCCACCGTCGCCACCCCGGCCGGCGCCCACAGCGCGCAGGCGCCGGTCAGCGTGCCCTACGCCTCGGTGAGCGCCGCCTACAACAACTCCGGCATCAGCGACGACGCCCACACCACCACCGGCAGCATCGACGCGGAGGGCGCCAGCTTCTCGCTCCAGGCGCTGGCCGCGCTGGGCTGGCACGCCGGGGAGAGCACCGACCACGACGGGGTGTCCTTCCCGTGGCCCGCCACCGCGGGCACCGGACAGCCCGACAACATCGTCGCGGGCGGCCAGGCGGTCGAGATCACCGGCAGCGGAAGCAAGCTGGGCTTCGTCGGCACCAGCACCTTCGGCAGCACCTCGGGCACCGGCACCATCGTCTACACCGACGGCACCACGCAGACCTACGCGCTGGCGCTGTCGGACTGGTGGGCCGGATCGCCCACCCAGGGCAGCGACTTCGCCGCCAGCACGCCGTATCTGAACAACGGCGGCGGACAGCAGACCCAGACCGTGCACATATCCGCGGCGACCGTGGACCTGCTGCCGGGCAGGACCGTGCAGGCGATCACCCTGCCGGACGTCAGCAAGACCCAGGTGGACCACCAGGTCGGCATGCACCTGTTCACCGTGGCGATCGGCGGCTGA
- a CDS encoding ROK family protein: MADAPTGTGTATAAADSRELLRGWATGNGPMAVRARVVLLAEEGVRDAEIARRLGISRQTVGTWRHRWQSAGLPGLEQRPRTGRPATVDEAEVVTRALLAPGGSGAGRAIARELGLSHATVAAIRRRWQLTADAGPGPFVPTVPPLPGADVWVLGLYADARRAVLLAGTRPAAAAAAGPAATVIGEDVLAGLGRALDALGPADGPAGQERTQHPEQDGLAAFLSAAAEHHPDIALHAITLWDAGAGERGQQPPAGTAGGPSVHLLPARSSWRGFLRAMVALDSTSHPESSRRVYLDLIAALQQAEGPVGWLRESVAGHLRSPRAAVPEGGTAGAAARPPSSSGVNQIDLGSFNECVVIESVRLSGTITRGEIAHRTGLTQQSVSRIARSLLDRGILVEDAQRRATSGKPRTPVRLCGTAAHALGLHIDPEVLTAVVIDLDGAIVCTCTRPVSADIDPGEFVAQVVALGREALEKARGAVREDGFLGIGVAVPGPVDIASGTVLDPPLMSAWNDLPLLYLLQDHFPCPVIIEKDSLAAAAGERWIGRDRRARDFAYLYLGTGVGSGLYLNGDLYRGVSANAGEFGQLCAIALGRVGADGRPEVLPECNPPVSVPDFAARRGLRGAGGAGGSTAAYRAVGRAAAAGDEAAAGALREVAGAIGRGALGLVDLLDIDLIVLGGPFFTDDAAPFYLEEIGRVVNDFPQARRLRQVEVERSVLSAEAAAVGAASTIFHATFTPRLRGRDRS; the protein is encoded by the coding sequence GTGGCTGACGCACCGACAGGCACAGGCACAGCCACCGCCGCCGCCGACAGCCGCGAACTGCTGCGCGGCTGGGCGACCGGCAACGGGCCGATGGCCGTACGCGCCCGGGTCGTGCTGCTCGCCGAGGAAGGAGTGCGGGACGCCGAGATCGCCCGCCGGCTCGGCATCTCCCGGCAGACCGTGGGCACCTGGCGGCACCGCTGGCAGAGCGCGGGCCTGCCCGGGCTCGAACAGCGCCCGCGCACCGGCCGGCCCGCCACCGTGGACGAGGCCGAGGTCGTCACCCGCGCCCTGCTCGCGCCCGGCGGCAGCGGCGCCGGGCGGGCCATCGCCCGCGAACTCGGCCTGTCGCACGCCACCGTGGCCGCGATCCGCCGCCGCTGGCAGCTCACCGCGGACGCGGGACCCGGCCCCTTCGTGCCGACCGTGCCGCCGCTGCCCGGCGCCGACGTCTGGGTGCTCGGCCTGTACGCCGACGCCCGGCGCGCGGTGCTGCTGGCCGGCACCCGGCCCGCCGCGGCGGCTGCCGCGGGGCCTGCCGCGACCGTGATCGGCGAGGACGTGCTCGCCGGGCTCGGCCGCGCGCTCGACGCGCTGGGCCCGGCGGACGGACCGGCCGGGCAGGAGCGGACGCAGCACCCGGAGCAGGACGGCCTGGCCGCCTTCCTGTCCGCCGCCGCCGAGCACCACCCGGACATCGCGCTGCACGCGATCACCCTGTGGGACGCCGGCGCCGGCGAGCGCGGCCAGCAGCCGCCGGCCGGGACGGCCGGCGGCCCCAGCGTCCACCTGCTGCCTGCCAGGTCGTCCTGGCGCGGCTTCCTGCGCGCGATGGTCGCGCTGGACAGCACCAGCCACCCCGAGTCGTCCCGCCGGGTCTATCTGGACCTGATCGCGGCGCTCCAGCAGGCCGAGGGGCCGGTCGGCTGGCTGCGGGAGAGCGTCGCGGGACACCTGCGGTCGCCGCGCGCCGCGGTGCCGGAGGGGGGCACCGCGGGCGCGGCGGCGCGCCCGCCGTCGTCGAGCGGCGTCAACCAGATCGACCTGGGCTCCTTCAACGAGTGCGTGGTCATCGAGTCGGTGCGGCTGTCCGGCACGATCACCCGCGGCGAGATCGCCCACCGCACGGGCCTGACCCAGCAGTCGGTGTCCAGGATCGCCCGCTCGCTGCTCGACCGGGGCATCCTGGTGGAGGACGCCCAGCGCCGGGCCACCTCCGGCAAACCGCGCACCCCGGTCCGGCTGTGCGGCACCGCGGCCCACGCGCTCGGGCTGCACATCGACCCCGAGGTGCTCACCGCGGTCGTCATCGACCTGGACGGCGCGATCGTGTGCACCTGCACCCGGCCGGTCAGCGCCGACATCGACCCGGGCGAATTCGTCGCCCAGGTCGTCGCGCTGGGCCGCGAGGCGCTGGAGAAGGCGCGCGGCGCGGTGCGCGAGGACGGCTTCCTCGGTATCGGCGTCGCGGTACCGGGCCCGGTGGACATCGCCTCGGGCACGGTGCTCGACCCGCCGCTGATGTCGGCCTGGAACGACCTGCCGCTGCTGTACCTGCTCCAGGACCACTTCCCGTGCCCGGTGATCATCGAGAAGGACTCGCTGGCCGCGGCGGCGGGGGAGCGGTGGATCGGACGCGACCGCAGGGCACGCGACTTCGCCTACCTCTACCTCGGTACGGGAGTCGGCTCGGGCCTCTACCTCAACGGTGACCTCTACCGCGGGGTGAGCGCCAACGCCGGGGAATTCGGCCAGCTGTGCGCCATCGCGCTGGGCCGGGTCGGCGCGGACGGCAGGCCCGAGGTGCTGCCCGAGTGCAACCCGCCGGTCTCCGTACCGGACTTCGCGGCCCGCCGCGGCCTGCGGGGCGCGGGCGGCGCCGGCGGCAGTACAGCCGCCTACCGGGCGGTGGGCCGGGCCGCGGCGGCGGGCGACGAGGCGGCGGCCGGGGCGCTGCGCGAGGTCGCGGGCGCGATCGGGCGCGGCGCGCTCGGCCTGGTCGATCTGCTGGACATCGATCTGATCGTGCTGGGCGGCCCGTTCTTCACCGACGACGCGGCGCCCTTCTACCTGGAGGAGATCGGCCGGGTGGTGAACGACTTCCCGCAGGCGCGCCGGCTGCGGCAGGTCGAGGTGGAGCGCTCGGTGCTCAGCGCGGAGGCCGCGGCGGTCGGCGCCGCCTCGACCATCTTCCACGCCACCTTCACCCCGCGGCTGCGCGGCCGGGACCGCTCCTGA
- a CDS encoding alpha-mannosidase — MHDRITSGEERTAAFLAERLRPALYPQRLPMDVGAWHIAGEPVPVELALRADYVPFTVGEPWGRPWATSWFDVRATVPERWAGRRVEALIDLGSQDGAGALAGRAEGLVHDEHGIPLQGLHPHLDAVLLHRSATGGESVRLLVEAAANPRIEGGTGAGTRYGDPATAGDTPLYRLRRADLAVRDDTVWQLIHDFETLGGLMRALPADTPRRHEIRVALERAVAAVDPRAVARTADRARTVLAPLLARRAHESAHRLDAVGHAHIDSAWLWPVRETVRKCARTFSTMAALADEYPELIVAASAAQHYAWMKDHQPHVFERIRKAVAHGNWAPVGGMWVEADAEMPGGEALVRQFVHGRRFFRDELGVESDGVWLPDASGASAAFPQLAALSGAKWFLSRRPDAGSGPDHHTFRWEGIDGTRLFTHLAPGGPEGSALTGGDVTAAVADFAEMGAATRSLLPFGRGDGGPDRDMMERARRLADLEGAPQVSVRSPARFFRDAEAEYAAAPVWRGEIDLTPHGGSYTSQARTKRGNRRSEALLHEAELWSATAAICHGVPYPHDELERLWKKVLLQQCHDILPGTSIAWVHGEAELTHRDVQRRLDRLIRRAAGDPEGASVLNSGPHARREVVVLPAPEAGAGSPPAHGQPLPDGRIAVMAQAPAFGGGPAGLPLGGTAPVTVTPAGGGGHLLDNGLLRVRVDAEGLVRSAVDLATGRDAVAPGEAGNLLQLHRDEPADWSALHLDPGYRSTCRDLDTAGSVEVTAAGPLLAAVRVTRGTGRSTVVQELSLSAGSRALAVDTEVDWREQDTVLKAAWPLDVHAEHSRAEVQFGHVARPTHENTARDAARQEAVAHRWIHVGEHGFGVALACDATYGYDVTRHTRADGGTTTVVRSTLLRAPHSPDPHADRGLQHFRHTLRPGADVGDAIAEGYALNLPLRPGPGTPAPPPLIAADHPGVLVETVKLADDRSGDVVVRLYESRGGRTRTTLTAGFPVTAVHETDLLESPLTARPHDADRVPLTLRPFQILTLRLTPAAARDAGVSRG; from the coding sequence ATGCATGACCGGATCACGTCCGGGGAGGAGCGGACCGCCGCCTTCCTCGCCGAACGGCTGCGCCCCGCGCTGTATCCGCAGCGGCTGCCCATGGACGTCGGCGCCTGGCACATCGCGGGCGAACCGGTGCCCGTGGAGCTGGCCCTGCGCGCCGACTACGTCCCCTTCACCGTGGGCGAGCCATGGGGCCGCCCCTGGGCGACCAGCTGGTTCGACGTCCGCGCGACCGTGCCGGAGCGGTGGGCGGGCCGCCGGGTCGAGGCACTGATCGACCTCGGCTCGCAGGACGGCGCCGGCGCCCTGGCCGGGCGCGCCGAGGGCCTGGTCCACGACGAGCACGGCATCCCCCTGCAAGGCCTGCACCCGCACCTCGACGCGGTCCTGCTGCACCGCTCCGCGACCGGCGGCGAGAGCGTCAGGCTGCTGGTCGAGGCCGCCGCCAACCCGCGGATCGAGGGCGGCACCGGCGCGGGCACCCGTTACGGCGACCCCGCCACCGCGGGCGACACCCCGCTGTACCGGCTGCGCCGCGCCGACCTGGCGGTACGCGACGACACCGTCTGGCAGCTGATCCACGACTTCGAGACGCTCGGCGGCCTGATGCGGGCGCTGCCCGCCGACACACCCCGCAGGCACGAGATACGTGTGGCGCTGGAGCGGGCCGTCGCCGCCGTCGACCCGCGGGCCGTCGCCAGGACCGCGGACCGCGCGCGTACGGTGCTCGCCCCGCTGCTGGCCCGCCGCGCCCACGAGTCCGCCCACCGCCTCGACGCGGTCGGGCACGCGCACATCGACTCCGCCTGGCTGTGGCCGGTCCGCGAGACCGTACGCAAGTGCGCCCGCACCTTCAGCACCATGGCCGCGCTCGCCGACGAATACCCCGAACTGATCGTCGCCGCCTCGGCCGCGCAGCACTACGCCTGGATGAAGGACCACCAGCCGCACGTCTTCGAGCGGATCCGCAAGGCCGTCGCCCACGGCAACTGGGCGCCGGTCGGCGGCATGTGGGTCGAGGCCGACGCGGAGATGCCCGGCGGCGAGGCGCTGGTGCGGCAGTTCGTCCACGGGCGGCGCTTCTTCCGCGACGAGCTGGGCGTGGAGAGCGACGGGGTGTGGCTGCCCGACGCGTCGGGCGCGTCCGCGGCCTTTCCGCAGCTCGCCGCGCTGTCCGGGGCCAAGTGGTTCCTCAGCAGGCGCCCCGACGCCGGCTCGGGACCCGACCACCACACCTTCCGCTGGGAGGGCATCGACGGCACCCGGCTGTTCACCCACCTCGCGCCGGGCGGCCCCGAGGGCAGCGCCCTGACCGGCGGCGACGTCACCGCGGCGGTCGCGGACTTCGCCGAGATGGGCGCCGCCACCCGCTCGCTGCTGCCCTTCGGCCGCGGCGACGGCGGCCCCGACCGGGACATGATGGAGCGCGCCCGCCGGCTCGCCGACCTCGAAGGCGCCCCCCAGGTTTCCGTGCGTTCCCCCGCGCGCTTCTTCCGCGACGCGGAAGCCGAATACGCCGCCGCCCCGGTGTGGCGCGGCGAGATCGACCTGACGCCGCACGGCGGCTCCTACACCAGCCAGGCCCGCACCAAACGCGGCAACCGGCGCAGCGAGGCACTGCTGCACGAGGCGGAGCTGTGGTCGGCGACCGCGGCCATATGCCACGGCGTCCCCTATCCCCACGACGAGCTGGAGCGGCTGTGGAAGAAGGTGCTGCTCCAGCAGTGCCACGACATCCTGCCCGGCACCTCGATCGCCTGGGTGCACGGCGAGGCCGAGCTGACCCACCGCGATGTGCAGCGGCGCCTCGACCGGCTCATCCGGCGGGCCGCGGGCGACCCGGAGGGCGCGAGCGTGCTCAATTCCGGTCCGCACGCGCGCCGCGAGGTCGTCGTCCTGCCCGCGCCCGAGGCCGGCGCCGGATCCCCGCCCGCCCACGGGCAGCCGCTGCCCGACGGCCGGATCGCCGTCATGGCGCAGGCGCCCGCCTTCGGCGGCGGCCCCGCGGGACTGCCGCTGGGCGGCACCGCGCCGGTCACCGTCACCCCCGCCGGCGGCGGCGGCCACCTCCTGGACAACGGGCTGCTGCGGGTGCGCGTCGACGCCGAGGGCCTGGTGCGCTCCGCCGTCGACCTGGCCACGGGACGCGACGCGGTCGCCCCCGGCGAGGCGGGCAACCTGCTGCAACTGCACCGCGACGAGCCCGCCGACTGGAGCGCGCTGCACCTCGACCCCGGCTACCGCAGCACCTGCCGCGACCTGGACACCGCCGGGAGCGTCGAGGTGACGGCGGCGGGCCCGCTGCTCGCCGCGGTCCGGGTGACCCGCGGCACCGGTCGCTCCACCGTGGTCCAGGAGCTGTCGCTGAGCGCCGGCAGCCGGGCGCTGGCGGTGGACACCGAGGTCGACTGGCGCGAGCAGGACACGGTGCTCAAGGCCGCCTGGCCGCTCGACGTGCACGCCGAGCACAGCCGCGCCGAGGTCCAGTTCGGGCATGTCGCCCGGCCCACCCACGAGAACACCGCCCGGGACGCCGCCCGCCAGGAGGCCGTCGCACACCGCTGGATCCACGTCGGCGAGCACGGCTTCGGCGTGGCCCTGGCCTGCGACGCGACCTACGGCTACGACGTCACCCGGCACACCCGCGCCGACGGCGGCACCACCACCGTGGTCCGCAGCACCCTGCTGCGCGCCCCGCACAGCCCCGACCCGCACGCCGACCGCGGCCTCCAGCACTTCCGGCACACCCTGCGGCCCGGCGCCGACGTCGGCGACGCCATCGCCGAGGGATACGCCCTCAACCTCCCGCTGCGGCCCGGCCCCGGCACACCGGCGCCGCCCCCGCTGATCGCCGCCGACCACCCGGGAGTGCTGGTCGAGACCGTCAAACTCGCCGACGACCGCAGCGGCGACGTCGTGGTCAGGCTCTACGAGTCGCGCGGCGGCCGGACCCGCACCACCCTGACCGCGGGCTTCCCCGTGACCGCCGTCCACGAGACCGACCTGCTGGAGTCCCCGCTGACCGCCCGTCCGCACGACGCCGACCGCGTACCGCTGACGCTGCGCCCCTTCCAGATCCTCACCCTGCGCCTGACCCCGGCCGCCGCCCGGGACGCCGGGGTGAGCCGTGGCTGA
- a CDS encoding Gfo/Idh/MocA family protein: protein MGEPLRVGMVGAGKISGQYLDTVARLDGLRLTAVTDLDPARAKEAAERSGAEVAGGVGELVARDDVDAVLNLTVPAVHAEVALAAIAAGKHVYGEKPLATTRAEATAVLTAARTAGVRVGSAPDTVLGTGTQTARKAVDDGLIGVPVAATAFMTTAGHEAWHPDPEFYYRPGGGPLLDMGPYYLSALVHLLGPVVKVTGAAATPRAEREIGSGPRAGQRFAVEVDTHVTGVLEHAGGALSTLVMSFDIHAAHLPRIEVHGTAGSLGVPDPNGFEGPVELFTAGSWQPLPVSAGYRGAGRGTGLADLAAAVAEDRPHLASAEVAEHVLDVMLTLLDAAHEGRALPVASSCERPAPVPLTG from the coding sequence GTGGGCGAGCCGCTGAGGGTCGGCATGGTGGGCGCGGGCAAGATCAGCGGCCAGTACCTGGACACCGTCGCCCGCCTCGACGGGCTGCGGCTGACTGCGGTCACCGACCTGGACCCCGCCCGCGCCAAGGAGGCGGCGGAGCGATCCGGCGCCGAGGTGGCGGGCGGCGTCGGGGAGCTGGTCGCCAGGGACGACGTGGACGCGGTGCTCAACCTGACCGTCCCCGCCGTCCACGCCGAGGTCGCGCTGGCCGCGATCGCCGCGGGCAAGCACGTCTACGGCGAGAAGCCGCTGGCCACCACCCGCGCGGAGGCCACCGCCGTCCTGACCGCGGCGCGCACCGCGGGCGTACGCGTCGGCAGCGCCCCCGACACCGTGCTCGGCACCGGCACCCAGACCGCGCGCAAGGCGGTGGACGACGGGCTGATCGGCGTCCCGGTCGCGGCGACCGCCTTCATGACCACCGCGGGACACGAGGCCTGGCACCCCGACCCGGAGTTCTACTACCGGCCGGGCGGCGGCCCGCTGCTCGACATGGGGCCCTACTACCTGTCGGCGCTGGTGCACCTGCTCGGCCCGGTCGTCAAGGTCACCGGAGCCGCCGCCACCCCGCGCGCCGAGCGGGAGATCGGCAGCGGGCCGCGGGCCGGGCAGCGCTTCGCCGTCGAGGTCGACACCCATGTGACGGGCGTGCTGGAGCACGCGGGCGGCGCGCTCTCCACGCTGGTCATGAGCTTCGACATCCACGCCGCCCACCTGCCGCGGATCGAGGTGCACGGCACCGCCGGGTCGCTCGGAGTGCCCGACCCGAACGGCTTCGAGGGGCCGGTGGAGCTGTTCACCGCCGGGTCGTGGCAGCCGCTGCCGGTCTCGGCCGGCTACCGGGGCGCCGGGCGCGGCACCGGACTGGCCGACCTGGCGGCGGCGGTGGCCGAGGACCGGCCGCACCTGGCGTCGGCCGAGGTCGCCGAGCACGTCCTCGACGTGATGCTCACCCTGCTCGACGCGGCGCACGAGGGCAGGGCGCTGCCGGTGGCGAGCAGCTGCGAGCGGCCCGCCCCGGTGCCGCTCACCGGCTGA
- a CDS encoding ThuA domain-containing protein — MTDPIRKALVVRGGWEGHAPVEITDLFLPFLKDQGFAVEISDSLDVYADAALLAATDLVVQCWTMGEITAEQSRGLADAVRAGTGFAGWHGGIIDSFRGDVDYQRLTGGQFLMHPPGFVDYTVHLAPPGHRITAGLADFAVHTEHYWVATDPANEVLASTVFPAGGDRAQDVVMPQVWTRTCGAGRVFVSAIGHKADDFDVPEVRAITERGLLWASR, encoded by the coding sequence GTGACCGACCCGATTCGCAAGGCCCTTGTCGTCCGCGGCGGCTGGGAGGGGCATGCGCCGGTGGAGATCACCGACCTGTTCCTGCCCTTCCTCAAGGACCAGGGCTTCGCCGTCGAGATCTCCGACTCGCTCGACGTGTACGCCGACGCCGCGCTGCTGGCCGCGACCGATCTGGTCGTCCAGTGCTGGACGATGGGCGAGATCACCGCTGAGCAGAGCCGGGGCCTGGCCGACGCGGTCCGCGCCGGCACCGGCTTCGCCGGCTGGCACGGCGGGATCATCGACTCCTTCCGCGGCGACGTGGACTACCAGCGGCTGACCGGCGGCCAGTTCCTGATGCACCCGCCGGGCTTCGTGGACTACACCGTCCACCTGGCGCCCCCCGGCCACCGGATCACCGCGGGCCTGGCGGACTTCGCCGTGCACACCGAGCACTACTGGGTGGCCACCGACCCGGCCAACGAGGTTCTGGCCAGCACGGTCTTCCCGGCCGGCGGCGACCGGGCGCAGGATGTGGTGATGCCCCAGGTGTGGACCAGGACCTGTGGGGCGGGGCGGGTCTTCGTCTCCGCGATCGGCCACAAGGCCGACGACTTCGACGTGCCCGAGGTGCGGGCGATCACCGAGAGGGGACTGCTGTGGGCGAGCCGCTGA